One genomic window of Sphingomonas sp. C3-2 includes the following:
- a CDS encoding TolC family protein — protein sequence MHKFRYSTLLLPLLAGACAVGPDYRPPEIAARGAGAYTTSAQSTDPNADLPDHWWRLYEDPVLDGLIARALTANTDLRVANANLARARAVLGEARAGRLPSTDITAGSQYGDAMIGTANGGGDTQWTHSGNLAVSWEVDLFGRVGRAIAAARADTEAVAAARDAVRVVVAAETARAYGDACAFADAASIAKLSLDTAENSLRIVTAQHKAGSASQFDVERAATAVANARAAIPPFESRHRIALLELSALLGGQPADIPEEARRCAKPPAPVAALPIGDGAGLLRRRPDLREAERRLAADTARIGVAMADLYPRISLGGEGNFLRNDMVRGSDSFSFSLGPLLSWSFPNIAVARARVRQAEAQGEAALATFDGKVIGALKEVEQALAAFDSERRRNLALRDARARAENAFQLAQTRYRAGSISLLDTLVAQQTLIDARLALSNSEQQFSSARIDLFRALGGGWG from the coding sequence ATGCATAAGTTTCGTTATTCTACGCTCCTTCTCCCGCTGCTGGCGGGGGCCTGCGCCGTTGGCCCCGATTATCGCCCGCCCGAAATCGCGGCGCGCGGGGCGGGGGCCTATACCACATCGGCGCAGAGCACCGACCCGAACGCGGATCTGCCCGATCACTGGTGGCGGCTCTATGAGGATCCGGTGCTTGATGGCCTGATCGCGCGGGCGCTGACGGCGAACACCGATCTGCGCGTGGCCAACGCCAATCTTGCCCGCGCCCGCGCGGTGCTGGGCGAGGCGAGGGCCGGCCGCCTGCCGTCCACCGACATTACGGCGGGCTCGCAATATGGCGATGCCATGATTGGCACCGCCAATGGCGGCGGGGATACGCAATGGACGCACAGCGGCAATCTGGCCGTTTCATGGGAAGTCGATCTGTTCGGCCGGGTCGGTCGTGCGATCGCTGCGGCGCGCGCGGATACCGAGGCGGTTGCCGCCGCGCGCGACGCGGTGCGTGTCGTCGTCGCAGCCGAAACGGCCCGCGCATATGGCGATGCCTGTGCATTTGCCGATGCCGCATCGATCGCCAAGCTGTCGCTTGATACGGCGGAAAACAGCCTTCGCATCGTCACGGCCCAGCACAAGGCCGGCTCGGCGTCGCAGTTCGACGTCGAACGCGCGGCAACCGCCGTGGCCAATGCGCGGGCAGCGATCCCGCCGTTCGAAAGCCGCCACCGTATCGCACTGCTCGAACTGTCGGCACTGCTCGGTGGCCAGCCGGCCGATATCCCCGAAGAGGCCCGCCGGTGCGCCAAGCCGCCTGCCCCTGTGGCCGCCTTGCCGATCGGCGATGGGGCGGGGCTGTTGCGTCGTCGCCCCGATCTGCGCGAAGCCGAACGGCGCCTGGCTGCCGACACCGCGCGCATCGGCGTGGCCATGGCCGATCTCTATCCAAGGATCAGCCTGGGGGGTGAAGGAAATTTCTTGCGCAACGACATGGTCAGGGGCAGCGATAGTTTCAGCTTTTCCCTCGGGCCGCTTCTGTCGTGGAGCTTCCCCAATATTGCGGTCGCCCGCGCGCGGGTGCGTCAGGCCGAGGCGCAAGGCGAAGCTGCGCTTGCCACCTTTGACGGCAAGGTGATCGGCGCGCTCAAGGAAGTCGAACAGGCGCTTGCCGCCTTCGATTCCGAACGCCGCCGTAACCTGGCCTTGCGCGATGCCCGCGCGCGCGCGGAAAACGCGTTCCAACTGGCGCAGACGCGCTACCGGGCGGGATCGATCTCGCTGCTCGACACCCTTGTTGCGCAGCAGACACTGATCGATGCCCGGCTTGCACTGTCCAATTCAGAACAGCAGTTCAGCTCGGCGCGCATCGATCTGTTCAGGGCGCTTGGCGGCGGCTGGGGCTGA